A stretch of Castanea sativa cultivar Marrone di Chiusa Pesio chromosome 2, ASM4071231v1 DNA encodes these proteins:
- the LOC142626247 gene encoding uncharacterized protein LOC142626247, giving the protein MEFEHQHNTTTKTSKLPTETTCTILSCFFCTMMNEPDPSLRRVKISKCFKETPLNDDQEHVLVLSGLWNIAMTQPDDPEFPSLGIFECMAKLIRKGINDQAWLLKDQNIYIPYYAAHIIGSYTMNKSQFAEKATKSGVIFPLMELLRGKISWVEQRVAVRALGHLANHDSTFEAIAVHEVEIIQLAMKIASTCLDEVYDKFIAVKDSKKLKYHCDLLTRGLGGLEIENRKAEEWASHLQCWSLYLLNCFACKERSLSLICKKEFLKDLCGMWGGLANRTTPAGVGLIRTLCQTESGKRSVADLKEIIEFLCNLSRSSDDWQYTAIDSLLLILKDPDTRYKVIDIVAPILVDLVELGSFGGSSNVGDTITQALLQDYHKIKYGNLKLKSKRAEKALGETWELKVERKKREKLMPKQEVRERKLLVGKLKKNGNLMFWSEDIEEAVMKYSEALSLCPLKMKKERLVLYSNRAQCNLLLRNTEAAISDATRALCLSNAASPHGKSLWRRSQAYDMKGLAKESLMDCLAFVSDWLKSEKSKGTKIPYYASRMINKQMNATWIFASAKLGREKNEV; this is encoded by the coding sequence ATGGAGTTCGAACaccaacacaacacaaccacCAAAACTAGCAAACTACCCACTGAGACAACCTGCACCATCCTTTCTTGTTTCTTCTGCACTATGATGAATGAGCCAGACCCATCACTCAGAAGAGTTAAAATTTCCAAATGCTTCAAAGAAACGCCTCTCAATGACGACCAAGAACATGTTCTAGTCTTAAGTGGACTCTGGAACATAGCCATGACTCAACCTGACGACCCAGAATTCCCATCTCTTGGCATCTTTGAGTGCATGGCAAAACTAATCCGCAAAGGCATCAATGACCAAGCTTGGCTTCTCAAGGACCAGAACATCTATATCCCATACTATGCAGCCCATATCATCGGATCCTATACTATGAACAAGTCTCAATTTGCAGAAAAAGCAACAAAATCAGGCGTAATTTTTCCGTTAATGGAGCTTTTGAGAGGTAAGATTAGTTGGGTCGAGCAAAGAGTTGCAGTTAGAGCACTTGGTCACTTGGCCAACCATGACTCAACTTTTGAAGCCATTGCTGTGCATGAAGTGGAGATCATACAATTAGCCATGAAGATAGCCTCTACATGCCTCGACGAAGTCTATGATAAGTTCATTGCTGTGAAGGATTCAAAGAAGTTGAAGTACCACTGTGACCTGCTGACTAGAGGGCTTGGAGGGTTGGAGATTGAGAACAGAAAGGCAGAGGAATGGGCTAGCCATCTTCAGTGTTGGTCTCTCTATCTCCTCAACTGCTTTGCATGCAAAGAAAGATCTCTCAGTTTAATCTGCAAGAAGGAATTCTTAAAAGATTTGTGTGGAATGTGGGGTGGTTTAGCAAATCGAACCACGCCTGCTGGAGTAGGACTCATAAGAACTCTGTGTCAGACAGAAAGTGGTAAAAGAAGCGTAGCAGATTTGAAGGAAATCATAGAGTTTCTTTGCAATCTTTCAAGATCCTCGGATGACTGGCAGTACACGGCTATTGATTCTCTTTTGCTAATTCTTAAAGACCCAGATACAAGATATAAAGTTATCGATATTGTAGCTCCAATTCTTGTTGATTTGGTTGAACTTGGAAGCTTTGGAGGAAGTTCAAACGTAGGAGACACAATCACGCAGGCACTCTTACAAGATTACCACAAAATCAAGTATGGTAATTTGAAGTTGAAGAGCAAAAGAGCTGAGAAAGCATTAGGAGAAACATGGGAGTTGAAGgttgaaaggaaaaagagagagaagctaATGCCGAAACAAgaagttagagagagaaaactctTGGTGGGAAAGCTTAAAAAGAATGGAAATTTGATGTTTTGGTCTGAGGACATTGAAGAGGCTGTGATGAAGTACTCGGAGGCTTTGAGTTTATGCccattaaaaatgaaaaaagagagaCTTGTTCTGTACAGCAATAGAGCTCAATGCAATTTGCTGCTGAGGAACACAGAAGCCGCCATTAGTGACGCAACTCGAGCTCTTTGTCTATCCAATGCGGCGAGTCCTCATGGTAAGAGCCTGTGGAGGAGATCACAAGCTTACGACATGAAAGGGTTAGCTAAAGAGAGCTTGATGGACTGCTTAGCGTTTGTCAGTGACTGGTTGAAGTCTGAGAAGTCCAAGGGTACAAAGATCCCGTACTATGCGTCACGTATGATTAATAAGCAGATGAATGCCACGTGGATTTTTGCTTCTGCAAAGTTAGGGAGGGAAAAGAATGAAGTCTAG
- the LOC142624028 gene encoding uncharacterized protein LOC142624028 has translation MDRKCALAFALICVIVSNVGAQAPAAAPTATPTTPATATPPATSPAIAPSKPQAPAEAPTKPKSPAPVTSPTSAPPATSPAASPPTPKPKPETPAPAPVTKPKAPAASPPAVTPASSPPVPVPVSSPPLPAPEKSPPTPAPATVPASSPPVPAPTAEVPAPAPSKKKTKTKTKKKHNAPAPAPALEGPPAPPAGAPGPSADSTAPGPSTVADESGAVTIRSVQKLMAGMAFGWAVLGMVI, from the exons atGGATCGGAAATGTGCACTCGCATTCGCATTGATCTGCGTCATTGTAAGCAACGTCGGAGCTCAAGCTCCAGCAGCCGCGCCGACGGCAACTCCGACGACTCCGGCCACTGCTACTCCACCGGCTACGTCACCAGCTATAGCTCCGTCTAAACCACAAGCACCAGCTGAAGCCCCTACAAAACCAAAGTCTCCAGCTCCGGTCACATCTCCGACTTCAGCTCCACCAGCTACCTCTCCAGCCGCGTCTCCTCCGACGCCAAAGCCAAAGCCGGAGACTCCAGCACCAGCGCCAGTGACTAAACCTAAAGCTCCTGCGGCGTCGCCACCGGCAGTGACTCCAGCGAGCTCACCACCGGTTCCAGTTCCGGTGAGCTCTCCTCCTCTTCCTGCGCCAGAGAAATCTCCTCCAACTCCAGCTCCGGCAACTGTTCCCGCCAGTTCTCCACCGGTTCCTGCTCCAACCGCCGAGGTTCCAGCTCCAGCTCCGAgcaagaagaagacgaagacaaagacaaagaagaAGCACAATGCGCCAGCTCCAGCTCCTGCTCTGGAAGGTCCTCCAGCGCCGCCAGCCGGAGCACCTGGACCAAGTGCCGACTCTACCGCACCTGGACCGTCAACTGTGGCTGATGAG AGTGGGGCAGTGACTATCAGGTCCGTGCAGAAACTTATGGCTGGCATGGCATTTGGATGGGCTGTACTGGGTATGGTCATTTAA